The DNA segment GCCAattccacccaactgaagatcgaaatcagcacatttacGAAACATGATTCTGAGCAGCTATATGAGGCATGAGAGCGTTACAAGGACTTGTTGATACGGTGCTCAAACCACAACTTTATTGATTGGGAGcagattgaattttttttataatggaTTAAATGCACCAACGAGgatgtgtagtgacccgtaaccataatttacaattaatgagtatattaatcgtgtgatAATGTTTTGcattattaatacatgattaaggaagtttcggttggattaacggacttcagaaatggattcgaaatgatcggaaatggcccgaagggtgaTGAGGAACAGAAGCAACGTTcatgaacggaagcaacgttctggcagctgatgtcatccgtgacgaCAACAAGATGATGTCATTGCTTATGCACTTGATGAGACATCGGAAGCAATGTTCGTCAGGCAGAATGGACGCAACGTTGAGGAACGAacgttccgtgtctataaattgagggtccgagagctcatttcttgcacctctctcctctcttctctctcgactCCTAGGCcttataactcagatctagggagatctaggcgtcctatcggGATTCCGGAAGTGGCGCAATGATCAAGACGTCGTAgaggagctatggcctagtttcgaggctatcgacagcaaagggataacaacggacgcaagtatagctttggcttcctaaaaatatttaggagtatgcaatagcttagttatggcttttagagcttaattattgatgcatgggtaattgcattgtagtagcagtagactgtactagtaggcttggagtctagaccagcggagctaggttttgaccatCAGTGTTAgagatacgtaagtactgaccaagatagccggcatgatatatttgcatgtatgttgcataagtatgtgctatatgttttatcatgttttagcatgttttatcgccttagcacatgcatgattttacgtgtgactgcatccggaaagatgtgagtcattgacagtctccatagggaaaagtgatctcatgttggactcgagtcaggtatgacagtttccatatgagacttgtatcatgttttggattcgggtcaggatgaggttagctcagccctgatatagaatatacgagtaccccgcggattCGCTCTCTAGCcagtactgtatattcctggcgccataagcaagtgttttacctgggattttaaatcatctatgtgcgcatatttgtacatatatcattgcttatgtattgagcgtaATCGCTCATGCCCctatgtttgggtattgtggtgtaccttgtggcggggcaggtttgaggctggacggtccaggcggctctcagaaTGATTTAGGATCCGAGAGAGtgaggttttagagggtagAGATTtttttaccctgaaccttcgatttggttgtataatagtatttatacacttttgttatcgtcggtttTATTCTGTCGattagatttgttgtattttaaattatccgctccttacgctttaatttttatttcatgcgctaattaactcttattagatagtggatccgggttgggtcactacaggatGTCTGTATATTTTGCTGccggaggtactatatttgcaaaggatcCTGCTCAGGCATATGAGATTATGGAACAAATGGCAATCAACAACTTTCAGTGGCCGACTAAATGAGCTGGCATCCAAAAATCAGCCGGAGTGTATGCCGTGGATCCTCTTACATCTTTATCTGCTCAAGTCTCggcattgactacacagatagCTGCTATGAACACTAGAAATTCTAAAGGTAAGGATATCACTATTGCACAGTCACAAACTCTTGACGAGGCACAATACATTAACACCAGAGGCTATGGAGGATATCGAGGTAACCATGTTCCAAATTCTTATCATCCTGATTTTCGtagccatgaaaatttttcttatgaaaATAACAAGAATGTATTGAATCCCCCTCCGAGATTTAATACAAATAAGAGAGAAggaatgtagtggcccatatccagaattaacgataatgagtaattatcgtgtgatcatgttatatttagtaaaacatgattaaggagacttctaaatggattaacggagcccaaaaatagacccaaaatgatcagaaatggtctggagggtcagacagatcggaagctccgaagttaggatcggatgctccgaaggtgatcggaagctccgatgaacgatcggaagctccgatcgaattacgtcatccatgatgtgtgattgatcggaagctccgatcacccctaaacgaagtcaaccagtgagattttgacatgtggcagataaggttgtttggaagttccgatggcaggatcggatgttccgatcaaggatcggaagttccgatcgaggatcggaggttccgatcgatgcctataaatataaggtccgaggcattcatttcttgccaattccgaattctctccttcgccctcgtggtcctattttaaggctttgggtactcttattctagagttggagtaggatatttgttttagtatagtcagacagtgtctgacataatggcggagcagtgctcgtgttgtagagccatgttcgaggctgtggatttacagcaggggagtgccctagttgcgggatagtcgccatcagtgggctgacgatggacgcaggtatagctatggtctccttaaattatttaggagtatgcaatagcgtagttaaggcttttagagcttattgaatgatgcatgggtatttgcattgtagacttgatgataggcttggaacctagagtgggactactaggactgccttagaaaggtacgtaagtactgactgagattgccaacggatatgcatgcttatatgttgcatttatgtgtttgcatgttattattgttatgcggcatgtgcatatcatattgtgcctgaaCATCgatatatctttcgagatgagccagttagggttgctcagccctgttaggacgtttgatatcgagtacccttaggtactgatacttcaaggactccgtggtccgcgtccgtgattcgggaatgagtggtcgcacacagtggttagctaccccgatgtgacgaacTTATATCCCAGGCGTCAGTCTGAGTAGTtcatatacagttatcccagatatagataccctgtcatttgcatgcatcatatttgtatgtttatccgtgctttcgtattgagcttagagctcacgttcagtattttctttgtatctggataccctattcgacggggcaaatgtaggtgcaggattgagcaccaagatcctggaggagccagcgaccttgaagacaacagtatttagctgtaggttatTATCTATGTAAATTCGATTGGTTTGTATAAATCGATaatgattagccggttgtattctgccggtctgcttgtatttaagtcttcctcaacgattttatttaatgcatgcttaattatgctcttaactctgattaggtagtggatccgggtcgggtcgctacatttattggtatcagagctgcatgcaagggacttaggaaattgataataagacttcttgattatccttgtaggattgattgaggcctagcgaaagaagatttggttcttcattgccgaggtttgcggcataagtctttactataaggaatgcaacagttatgagaacaccagtagtagcatatcgatagatagactgactgttgtggacggttcatcattcgatgcattgggatgttgatcgaagaatatatggatttcAACCAGGGAAGATTGGAAGGgaagatcgagtatatcgcgtcagatacctctgagggctttttggaatgaatggtgtttagtaatccatgtggttccagtccttgaagattctccacttgtagctggagagattgtcagatagaccttcacagtAGATACCTTGAGAGCccaaggcatgacaggtttcgaacgtaaggtctgtaaactcgtgcagaacatggtttggccggtatgcttgtatcgatgcttttggtaggcatacggaaaacttcatgttcaaaagaatgatttagatacaagaagaacgctgatggtagatcgtgagcagaagaagttgactgacatgcactgacgcagagcatagctggttagctatcatgtgccatttctccggagttcttcgctggaTGACATGTAGAGAGAATTTGACgaaagtatgcttgtatcgatgcgtatGTCGATTgaaagcttcatgctcaaggattGAAGACAAATTcgacgattttaaatactgtattgatgtaattgtaaacagtattttagttgtaatgaatcatcagaatttggttgtatcagttcaagttattggatgtacattttgttttattttgaatactgtatgtattacatgggattgtaataaagaaaattgtacataacttgaagtaatgatacatgttttacttattcaaagattcgtgtttgattacaagtaattttactaagtttggcttggaattagtgtATTGGTGATCAACTATGTTAACTCATGGATTTtgggtaagccagcggtaacgaattgacatagggttagtctaggtgtcttcctagggctgacctaattagtcgtttgactgggttaatgccattgatgaggtaattcatctgggggcatgagaattttgatcttgtttgaaattttgagtttcgttctaggttgtttccgtagaacagtagcctgattgaccttcataggttggaACCAGTTGAGTACatatcgagagttgtggactatgatcatGGCTAGACAtaatggagcgcgaccctatgccagtgttactctgggagtcttttgtatttcGGAGAATACCTGGAAGCCTTCgcgcttcaggattggcggtaggaaggctacctagtctagagttttggtaatagtcacgacggggtatgacattggattagatgcctggttaggtatcaacggtttagatatcgactgactgtcgtcagagatattggtttgtagttttgtcataaggaccagtcttggaagggattttccttgacgagtgcgtactctgagcagatagttttaagCTATTGGgaactgctagactagtggatctagtcggggtttggatgctcttgcgataggggctatccaggagatgggtttgtgaaattcctgaaacatttgactcggggatgagtagttttcagcattgatggtttccttcagtgatagattatatccgatgctaaggattacacatgactatttgaggcgtgaggatagtgTGATTTAttccagtgtacacttggtggtgatttcaggtgggacatcgtgacaagtaacctcagtctcgatttgttgtagtcttagcaagagatatagttatcaggatcatgttcaacgatagttgaaatcttttcggacttgtattgcggcttggattgaacaagtccttatgatcatcttggatgaagatAGACAGTGATAGTATGTCTAGGCTGGTGCATGTTTAGCgctagtgactacttgtaactgtcgtctgactctgtcaaagatgagtgattgaatcagctatgattcttttgattccaagtatttgggatatgcggacgtgtggaagtgagatcatcgatattgatcgagccatgatagtttcattgatcagtgattgtctgattagggttgatatcgtcaggcatggcgagagctacagtagatcgatttgattgatcagattattccaatcggtacagatgggatatagtgaatcaagaatTATTGGGAATGGTActttaagtatggtatgctttgaTATAACGATTCACGTGCATTTAGGaaattctttagtcgctaaggGATCTCCAGGAATGCGGGAATCGAGACTTTTGGAATTTGCAAATCACGAAAGTGATCATTagttggctcttgtgatcgtagatgttggtaacgttgctttggctaccagtgacggattttgatctgagcaTTGCTTAGTGTTAGCAATGAATTATTCAATTGCGGAAATATGATTCAGTGATCGTCCCAGGTTTTTCAGTGGACGAATTTTGAAGACTGTTAGTCAGAGTGTTTTGTTTGgggtgcttccagcagatttctcaagatttgttgttgagaggcgattcgacaagtgctcatggatttcaatgaacattagcaggttagcattagttgtttcatgggatgaaacaatagctgagacttgtgtttctgagtctggcaggattgttgtcatTGAGATCCCAGTGCATtttgatatgttgtgtcattgagagggttagataacgtaattgccactagtattgatagattttgtgcgggatcaaggtgaatcagtttggttatccccgctagggagccaaggatttggttatctggaacaggataAAATGGAAATTgttttcgtcgatactatctctggttccgagatagaagtaagcatCTGATATAAACTACTGCTGAGGATGGTGTTAGTCCATCTGggagtttcagcaggatgatagtgaatttcgaggcgacgacctcgaaggatacatttagacaagaaattgtgtataaaaattttgtcatctggttacttagttggtgttctttgggaaacattcatcgggcagagtgagtactgaaagtacgtactatgacgccaagaattgtcaggattttgttgttatccatggaaggatgactaatacgattgagtagatgctatctacgatagcggGATTCAGATCAAGGTTTATTGCAATCAGTCTAaggatttcagatggttagagtggtggccgtgatgcgattgctttgcaaactggtggccggtagtttccatttctattcgcataaggtactgttttggaaagaaatattttatctttCGTGATAAAGAGTAACTCACATGAGTTCTTGGAAAAAGGATATCTAGGGTTTGACCGAAAGTCAAATCTAGATCAATTTGTTTTAGAACTTTGCGATAACAtcaagggatgcgatgttatCGTTAGATAAGTgaaatacaatgtgttgtacctggttttatcgtgggcagcgatgaagttcgtgcatgtctagagattagctgatggctagttacgatcttagcaggagtgtcatcgctaagatttgtaggcagtgtggctgatacagtcgaaaatttggaccgaaggtgccgtgttgttgcggttatcgatggataactgacgatagtcagcaGTGATACTCAATTCCTGCAGGAttgctgataagaaggcagtgatTTCCAGAGTGATTGTTAAAAGCGTGCGAGTTTGAAATCAGTGCAAATTATAAATCGAGTTTATGTTCTGATGTGGTTCAGTGAATGAAAAGACCTTGCAGGTTTAGTGAGGTTTGgtattgtcgaaggttatttgaccaaatgttttgaaccggaactactaatgaattggacgaatggtttatactatagtcccgaggtttaccttagatttcgaggacgaaatccttttaaggtggtgggaatgtagtggctcatatccagaattaacgataatgagtaattatcgtgtgatcatgttatatttagtaaaacgtgaataaggagacttctaaatggattaacggagcccggaaatagacccaaaatgatcagaaatggtccggagggtcagacagatcggaagctccgaagttaggatcggatgctccgaaggtgatcggaagctccgatgaacgatcggaagctccgatcgaattacgtcatccatgacgtgtgattgatcggaagctccgatcacccctatccgaagtcaaccagtgagattttgacatgtggcagataaggatgttcggaagttccgatggcaggatcggacgttccgatcaaggatcggaggttccgatcgatgcctataaatataaggtccgaggcattcatttcttgccaatttcgaattctctccttcaccctcgtggtcctattttaaggctttgggtactcttattctagagttggagtaggatacttgttttagtatagtcagacatagtggcggagcagtgctcgtgctgtagagccgtgttcgaggctgtgaatttacagcaggggagtgccctagttgcgggatagtcgccatcagtgggctggcgacggacgcaggtatagctatggtctccttaaattatttaggagtatgcaatagcgtagttaaggcttttagagcttattgaatgatgcatgggtattttcattgtagacttgatgataggcttggaacctagattgagactactaggactgccttagaaaggtacgtaagtactgactgagattgccagcggatatgcatgcttatatgttgcatttatgtgtttgcatgttattattgttatgcggtatgtgcatatcatattgtgcctgaacatcggtatatctttcgagatgagccagttagggttgctcagccatgttaggacgtttgatatcgagtacccttaggtactgatacttaaaggactccgtggtccacgTTCGTGATTcaggaatgagtggtcgcacatagtggttagctaccccgatgtgacgagcttatatcccaggcgccagtctgagtagttcgtatacagttatcccagatatggataccctgtcatttgcatgcatcatatatgtatgtttatccgtgctttcgtattgagcttagagctcacgttcagtattttctgtgtatctggataccctattcgacggggcagatgtaggtgcaggattgagcaccaggagcctggaggagccagcaaccttgaagacagcagtatttagctgtaggtttttatctatgtAAATTCGATTGGTTTGTATAAATCGATGATgattaaccggttgtattctgccggtatgcttgtatttaagtcttccgcagcgattttatttaatgcattcttaattatgctcttaactctgattaggtagtggatccgggtcgggtcgctacaaggAAAGCCATCTTTGGAGGACGTAGTTAGTACTTTTGTTGCAAAGTCTGGAAAACGAATGGTAATGACAGAATCTCGTCTTTATATTTTTGGAGATGCATGTGAGTAATATGGGTGCTACAATGAAATCTTTGGAGACTCAAATTGGAAAGCTGGCGAATGCATTGATAGATCACAATAGAGGTCATTTCACGAGTAATACTGAGGTGAGTCCATTAGAATACTGTaaggccatagagttgaggagtggaaaagaagttagAGTCAGTGAGTTTAACTCTAAAGTCGAGACGGAGAAAAAAGGTGAAGAAGCTGAAGTTGGTGAGAGTAAGCATATGGAGTCGAAGGATGAGCCTAAACAGAAGCCCATGTTTAAGACAAAGCTTCCATATCCTCAAAGATTCAAGAAAAAAGTTTTGGATGAACAGTTTGCCAAGTTTCTTGATATCATATCAACATTCAATTCTCCGATGTTTTTGCAGAAAATGCCGAATTTTGCTAAATTCTTGAAGGAGATGATGTCTAGGAAGCGGAAGTTGGAAGAGTTTGAGACAGTGAATCTGATTGAAAAGTGCAGTGCTATCCTTTAAAAGATGATACCACAGAAACTAAATGATACAAGGAGTTTTACGATTTCTTGCACTATTGGTGTAGCGCCTAAAATTCAATCTACTAAattgcatgcattaaataaaataaatattatgattattatttttaagtttaattgatttaacttatttatttgatttatttgttatgaaaatgtttatatatttatttaaataatttttcttgtgcaacttaattgtttaaattattttaaaggtttaagcttgcttatttaaaatattttagttgTACAACTTacttattaaaaataacttaaaacttcccacttatttatttatttaaatgattttaaagagttttgctatcctgcccacccaccgtgcccacctaatgtgcccaccatgaggtgacactcaactattggacgcacaattcatcacatccaatagttgagtgccacctcatggtgggcacattaagtgggcacggtgagtgggcaggatagcaaaattgtgattttaaatatctagcttatttatttaaacacttttgattgtccaatttgttttaaagatttttaattccatttgtgtatttatttaaatgacttttagaTGTtcagttattttatttaaattactttaatcatattgtttattatttaaatattttatttatcttggtgacattaaaatttttaatcattGATTTACATAGAATTTCTGAGTTCAGTGGCTTCCGGTTCCAGCATGaggtgacgatggactttggcGGTAATTTCTAATTTCACAagatttgaatttttgagaaactaaggaaaatagataaaattttgattgtatGATTTTTCGGGTGACCAAAATCGCCTTTATGGtatttttgagtttattttagaACATTCCAAAATTTAGCATCTTAGAACTCGGGGCAAGTgagatttaattatttcctTCAATTCTTGACTTGGATTTTAAGAGAATAGGTGTGAGTAGTGCAAGAGTTGTAAAACACCTATTAGAACTTTTATAAGTTATTAAAGTAGCACTTTTTAAGACttttatacacacacacacacatatacttGCACTTAAACACACATATACACATTTTTATTCCCCAAACCCTAACACAACTAATTAGAAATCTTTTCCCCTCGTTTTCACCTCTCCAAGCGCTGCCCCTCTCCCCATTTCTCACCCAAACCCGTCAGCCACCACCTCCATCCACCCTAGCGCCGCCGCCGTAGCATCACCTCACCGACCGGAGCTTGACTCTAAAAAGCTAGGgctattgttattttgaattttcagccTCCATTTCTTGTGTATTTTGAAGATTAAGGCAAGTATAAATCATTCCTTGGCCACCAAGTAAAGCTATTATATGTGTGCTATGATTTTCTTAATGTATTTCGAATTTTTTGGATTTCGAGCTTGGatttcaaattttcatcaaTTTTCAGTAGGGGTCATtcctatatttttaaaataatatgaattctTGGTGTTGAAATGTGTTATGTTATGTGTGTTGTTTGAATCTCGAAGGTGCTAGTGTGTCTCGAAAATTTCAGGTCATTACTTGGAGTGTTTGTGTTCATTTCCAAAATTTTTGGTTGAATGATTCTTAAGGGCTGCCTAGGATAGTTGAATTGGAGACTAAATGGTATCTTGAATGAGGTATGAGAAGGTTAGAAGGGCTGGAAATGATGGCTTGGGCGTTTGGAAGTGAGGCCATGTGTAGGGGGTGTCCTAGTTGGAGAAGGTCGGCTAAAAATTTGACGTTAATAGAATTGGTTTGTAGACTGCAAGTTGGGAAATTCAATCGGTTAAGAGTTCATAAGGGTTAAGATAGTAGTGGACTTGTGCAGATTTTTTACGTCCCTTGGATTTTCCTCTAGAGTTCGGTTTTGGTGGATTGGATTAAGAGGTCTGGATAGGGTGTGGATCAGATTTAGTTCATGTCTAGGATATGTTGAACATGTCATTTCAATTTTGGAGTCATTCGGTTATGTTTTGGATAGATTAAGGGTGATTTATGTTAAGGTGGTTGGGCAGATTTTTGTTGAGCTTAGTTTTTGCTCGAAAATCCATTTTGTTTGGGCTGCTTGGGTTGGCATGGGAAGTTAAGATAGATCAGGGTGTGTAGAGGGTGTCGGTTCAAGAGAAAGTCAATTCGATTAAGGAAAGGCcgagttatggatttttcgaTTTGAACACTTGTGATGAGAATTGGTTGAGGAGAAAGGGAGTTGTGGTTGATTAGTCTAGCCTAGGGGCAACCACTTAACCATTATTTTTCCTTGATTTAAAGCATGTTTTCTACTTCAAAGTTGAGTATTTGAGTGATTGATTTCAAAGAAATTTTCATTTGAGTTGAgtaagtttttaaacaagttggATACAAGACTTTTTTACTTGTTGAGTAAAGTAAAAGTTTGAAGTTGTGTTAAAGCGAATCTTTTGAATGAGAAAATTTTATTGTGACGTTAGACGTGAGGATgggtcgggagaaatcttggtttcctTACCAACCAGACGTGTAAGGAGGGGCAGGGAGAAATATTGGTTTCCTTACCAACCCAACATGTAAGGAGGGaccgggagaaatcttggtttcTTTACCAACCAGACATTTTAGGAGGGGTCGTGAGAAATCTCAGTTCCCTTAACAACCAGACGTGTAATAaggggccgggagaaatcttggtttccttaccatagaggggcaatgtgattccgggagaaatcttggcttccttgccggcatagtactgTAGCCATTGATCGAACAAAACATAAagggtcacaatcgaggatctaaattcacagaGGAAAGTTTAaagttaaattttatgaaagttTATGCTTAAAGACATgataaagttaaagtttatgaaattttatgttTAAAGGCATAAGTAATGTTAAAGTTTCAAGCGTGAGTTTGAGTTAAAGTTGAGTGAGTTTATTGCATGCGATTTCTTTAATGTTCCAAGTCTAATCTTCTTTTAATTTCAAGCATTTTTCCGAGGAAATTTTCAAACTATTTTGAGTATAGTTATTTTAAAAGTcgtgtgcatgtattatgtattctccgttattacatgttttatacttattgagtctttaggctcactactttTCTTGGTGCAGGTTAGGCTTTCgatgagatcgaggggcatgacTCCTGATTTGAATGCGATGCGGGCTT comes from the Henckelia pumila isolate YLH828 chromosome 1, ASM3356847v2, whole genome shotgun sequence genome and includes:
- the LOC140860569 gene encoding uncharacterized protein, with amino-acid sequence MGATMKSLETQIGKLANALIDHNRGHFTSNTEVSPLEYCKAIELRSGKEVRVSEFNSKVETEKKGEEAEVGESKHMESKDEPKQKPMFKTKLPYPQRFKKKVLDEQFAKFLDIISTFNSPMFLQKMPNFAKFLKEMMSRKRKLEEFETVNLIEKCSAIL